A portion of the Streptococcus urinalis 2285-97 genome contains these proteins:
- a CDS encoding QueT transporter family protein: MKQFSVKDLVQIALVAAIYVALTLTPPLNAISYGMYQFRIAEMLNFLAFYNKKYIVAVTIGCMIANFYSFSMVDVIVGGGSTLVFVTLGVYLFKRYQNSKPILGIFNKAFFYFSFFFATSMITVAVELNFFGMPFLLTWFTTAVGELASLLVGSLIIEKLAKRIDFKA, translated from the coding sequence ATGAAACAATTTTCAGTTAAAGATTTAGTTCAAATCGCGCTAGTAGCAGCAATCTATGTTGCTTTGACCTTGACACCTCCATTAAATGCAATTTCATATGGAATGTATCAGTTTAGAATAGCAGAGATGCTAAACTTCTTAGCATTTTATAATAAAAAATATATTGTTGCAGTGACTATTGGGTGTATGATTGCTAACTTTTATAGTTTTTCAATGGTTGATGTCATTGTTGGTGGTGGCTCTACACTAGTGTTTGTAACCTTAGGTGTATACCTTTTTAAACGTTACCAAAATAGTAAACCAATTCTTGGAATATTCAATAAAGCATTCTTTTATTTTTCTTTCTTTTTTGCAACAAGTATGATTACAGTTGCAGTTGAGTTAAATTTCTTTGGAATGCCATTCTTATTAACTTGGTTTACAACAGCTGTAGGAGAATTAGCTTCTCTATTAGTTGGTTCACTTATCATTGAAAAATTGGCCAAACGCATTGATTTTAAAGCCTAA
- a CDS encoding diacylglycerol kinase, with amino-acid sequence MKKQLKARLIYNPTSGQEIMKKNVAEVLNILESYGYETSAFQTTPEENSAKNEAARAAKAGFDLVIAAGGDGTINEVVNGIAPLPKRPKMAIIPTGTTNDFARALKIPRGNPIEAAKIIGKNQVIAMDIGRAYEKTYFINIAAAGSLTELTYSVPSQLKTMFGYLAYLAKGVELLPRIKNVPLKITHDNGVFEGKVSMIFAAITNSVGGFEQIAPDAKLDDGLFTLILVKTANLFEIVHLIRLVLDGGKHINDRRIEYIKTSKIEIEPKSKQRMMINLDGEYGGDAPVKLENFKNHIRFFADTDEISDDALVLDTEDLALEAIAQKFTHEVEDLDQNLEE; translated from the coding sequence ATGAAAAAACAATTAAAGGCACGTTTGATTTATAATCCAACATCTGGCCAAGAAATCATGAAGAAAAATGTTGCAGAGGTCTTAAATATTCTGGAAAGCTATGGCTATGAAACTTCTGCTTTTCAAACAACGCCTGAAGAAAATTCTGCAAAAAATGAAGCAGCTAGAGCTGCAAAAGCAGGTTTTGATTTAGTTATTGCAGCTGGTGGTGATGGGACAATTAATGAAGTTGTGAATGGCATTGCACCTCTTCCTAAAAGACCTAAAATGGCAATTATTCCAACTGGAACAACTAATGACTTTGCTAGAGCTTTAAAAATTCCACGTGGAAATCCTATTGAAGCTGCAAAAATTATTGGTAAAAACCAGGTCATTGCGATGGATATAGGTAGAGCTTATGAAAAAACTTACTTTATCAATATTGCTGCAGCAGGTTCTTTAACAGAATTGACATACAGTGTACCTAGTCAATTAAAAACGATGTTTGGATACTTGGCATATCTGGCGAAAGGTGTGGAATTACTACCACGAATAAAAAATGTTCCCTTGAAAATCACTCATGATAATGGTGTTTTTGAAGGAAAAGTTTCTATGATTTTTGCAGCAATCACAAATTCAGTTGGTGGGTTTGAACAAATTGCACCTGATGCTAAATTAGATGATGGTCTTTTTACATTAATTTTGGTTAAAACAGCCAACCTTTTTGAAATCGTTCATCTGATTCGACTAGTGTTAGATGGTGGTAAGCACATTAATGATAGAAGAATTGAATACATTAAAACAAGTAAGATTGAAATAGAACCAAAATCAAAACAACGAATGATGATTAATTTGGATGGTGAATATGGTGGCGATGCACCTGTTAAGCTAGAAAATTTTAAGAATCATATTCGTTTCTTTGCTGATACAGATGAAATTTCAGATGATGCTTTAGTACTTGATACAGAAGATTTAGCACTGGAAGCAATAGCCCAAAAATTTACACATGAAGTAGAAGATTTGGACCAAAACTTGGAGGAATAG
- the pulA gene encoding type I pullulanase, translated as MFDNTVIVHFHSQHSNYFDMSIWKWRDGKMGKDAYFSRFDSFGAVANLQFPAHFTLSYAYLIIKNKDWSFKTKDFKVNRNSNPIKTEVWIVEGDETLYYSRQAAVASKYYSRFDSTAFDMAVNSKTFDKKWGFDGWLGFSYSENETQFRLWAPRAERVELLFYHSTNEEASISQVIPMARGDQYTPENHKTNTHGVWSINISGDINYQAYAYRVYHRKRTFIESRDPYAIATTANGRRSVVIDKSHLIPEGFSIKHGKEANWRLSNPNKAVIYEMQVRDFSKSKSSGVSPENRGKYLGAIEEGTRNEFGDVTCFDYVKDLGITHIQLQPVFDHHQILTEHGDYAYNWGYDPENYNVPDATFSSNPHEPATRILELKQLVQAYHDAGIGVIMDVVYNHTYSNIDSAFQLIVPDYYYRMNPDGSFQNGTGVGNETASEKEMFRKYMIDSLKYWVNEYNIDGFRFDLMGIHDVETMNLIRQEMDKIDPNILLYGEGWDMGVGLRPEDKAKKDNAWKMPRIGFFNDDQRNAIKGAEVFGELKVGFVSGASTESIVAKAILGSDELCSYQTPSQVLNYVEAHDNYNLNDLLWELHPNDSNQDHQKRVELATGMNLLMQGMSFMELGQEFLRTKCYPTGKNGHLTHEDKERAMNSYNAPDLVNQVDWNNVTTYQSSVDFVKNVIEIKSKTNLFSIEDYQTIRERVYIESAKEGSGIISWKIFDGDNTHFHFTIDGKNMKINMTAEVEYDIMNSKIKRLHKQGSTLENESTLILERKNNPM; from the coding sequence ATGTTTGATAATACAGTGATTGTGCATTTTCATAGTCAGCACTCAAATTATTTTGACATGAGCATATGGAAGTGGCGTGATGGTAAGATGGGAAAGGATGCTTATTTTTCAAGATTTGATAGTTTTGGAGCAGTAGCCAATCTCCAATTTCCCGCTCATTTTACTCTAAGCTATGCCTACCTAATCATCAAAAATAAAGACTGGTCATTTAAAACCAAAGATTTTAAAGTGAATCGTAACAGCAACCCGATAAAAACGGAAGTTTGGATTGTAGAAGGAGATGAAACACTTTATTATTCAAGACAAGCAGCAGTTGCTAGTAAATATTATTCAAGATTTGATAGTACAGCTTTTGACATGGCTGTTAACTCAAAAACATTTGATAAAAAATGGGGCTTTGATGGCTGGCTAGGTTTTTCTTATAGTGAAAACGAAACCCAATTTCGATTATGGGCACCTAGAGCTGAACGAGTTGAACTACTTTTTTACCATTCAACAAATGAAGAAGCAAGTATCTCTCAAGTTATACCAATGGCTAGAGGAGATCAGTATACACCTGAAAATCACAAAACAAATACTCATGGGGTATGGTCTATCAATATTTCAGGTGATATAAACTATCAAGCTTATGCTTATCGCGTTTATCATCGTAAGAGAACATTTATTGAATCCAGAGACCCATATGCTATTGCAACCACTGCTAATGGTAGAAGGTCAGTCGTTATTGACAAAAGTCATCTTATTCCTGAAGGGTTTAGTATTAAACACGGAAAAGAAGCTAATTGGAGACTTTCAAATCCAAATAAAGCAGTTATCTATGAAATGCAAGTTCGCGATTTTTCAAAATCAAAATCTTCAGGTGTCTCTCCAGAAAACCGTGGAAAATATCTAGGCGCTATTGAAGAAGGAACGAGAAATGAATTTGGTGATGTGACTTGTTTTGATTATGTTAAAGACTTAGGAATAACTCATATTCAATTACAGCCTGTCTTTGACCATCATCAAATTTTAACCGAACATGGTGACTATGCTTACAACTGGGGATATGATCCTGAGAATTACAATGTTCCAGATGCCACTTTTTCAAGTAATCCGCATGAACCCGCTACCAGAATTTTAGAATTAAAACAGTTAGTTCAAGCTTATCACGATGCTGGAATTGGGGTCATCATGGACGTTGTTTACAATCATACCTATTCAAACATTGACTCAGCATTTCAATTAATAGTGCCAGATTATTATTACCGCATGAACCCAGATGGTTCATTTCAAAATGGTACTGGTGTTGGGAATGAAACAGCTAGTGAAAAAGAAATGTTTCGTAAATACATGATTGATTCCCTAAAATACTGGGTTAATGAATACAATATTGATGGATTTCGATTTGATTTGATGGGGATTCATGATGTTGAGACAATGAATCTTATCCGTCAAGAAATGGACAAAATTGACCCTAATATTCTTCTTTATGGAGAAGGTTGGGATATGGGTGTGGGTCTACGTCCAGAAGATAAAGCCAAAAAAGACAACGCCTGGAAAATGCCTAGAATTGGTTTCTTTAATGATGATCAACGTAATGCCATTAAAGGTGCAGAAGTCTTTGGAGAATTGAAAGTTGGTTTTGTTTCTGGCGCCTCTACAGAAAGTATTGTAGCTAAAGCCATCTTAGGTAGTGATGAGTTGTGCTCTTACCAAACCCCTTCTCAAGTGTTAAATTATGTTGAAGCACATGATAATTATAATCTCAACGATCTTCTTTGGGAATTGCATCCCAATGATTCTAATCAAGACCACCAAAAACGCGTTGAATTGGCAACTGGTATGAATTTGTTGATGCAAGGAATGTCTTTTATGGAACTTGGACAAGAATTTTTAAGAACAAAATGCTATCCAACTGGAAAAAACGGACATCTGACACATGAAGATAAAGAAAGAGCCATGAATTCTTACAATGCGCCTGATTTAGTGAATCAAGTTGACTGGAATAATGTAACCACTTATCAATCATCAGTAGACTTTGTCAAAAACGTTATCGAAATTAAGTCTAAGACGAATCTTTTTTCAATAGAAGATTATCAAACCATCAGAGAACGTGTTTATATTGAATCAGCAAAAGAAGGATCTGGTATTATATCTTGGAAAATTTTTGATGGTGATAATACCCATTTTCATTTCACAATTGATGGAAAAAATATGAAAATTAACATGACAGCAGAAGTAGAATATGATATAATGAATTCAAAAATAAAGCGTTTACATAAACAAGGGTCAACTCTTGAAAATGAATCAACGTTGATCCTTGAAAGAAAAAATAATCCAATGTAA
- the ligA gene encoding NAD-dependent DNA ligase LigA produces MEKRMRELTDLLNQYRQEYYTNDAPSVSDSEYDRLYRELVELEEKYPELIADNSPTQQVGDKVLDGFEKYQHQYQLYSLQDAFSKEELLNFDRRVKNEFPNANYIAELKIDGLSISLHYEKGKLVAGATRGDGQIGENITENLKKIKDIPSTLSQPIDITIRGEAYLPRASFQKINQERQESGQVEFANPRNAAAGTLRQLDTGIVAKRNLATFLYQVASPVTWGSQSQVLEKASDLGFSVNPVRIEADSIETIWEFIETMQEKRDSLAYDIDGIVIKVNDLAMQDELGFTIKAPRWAIAYKFPAEEKEAEILSVDWTVGRTGVVTPTANLTPVQLAGTKVSRATLHNVDYINEKDIRLHDVVIVYKAGDIIPAVLRVVDSKRTHQKPMEIPRLCPSCQSELIHFEDEVALRCINPLCPNLRQRSLEHFASRNAMNIAGMGPSIVEKLFKAKLITDVSDIYRLTLEDLLTLEGIKEKSAQKLINAINNSKANTAEKLLFGLGIRHVGAKVSKQLLEVFGNLHQLIEADEESIAQIDGIGLVVAKSLHSYFERQGAKILLEELTEVGLNLNYLGKIAAKDAALFGTTVVLTGKLEKMTRNEAKEKLEALGAKVTGSVSKKTDLVVAGSDAGSKLTKAESLGIRVEDEDWLLNQ; encoded by the coding sequence ATGGAAAAAAGGATGAGAGAATTAACTGATCTCTTGAATCAGTACCGCCAAGAATACTATACCAATGATGCACCAAGTGTCTCAGATAGTGAGTATGATAGACTCTATCGAGAGCTTGTTGAGCTTGAAGAAAAATACCCAGAGCTAATTGCGGATAACAGTCCCACACAGCAAGTTGGAGATAAGGTTTTAGATGGCTTTGAAAAATATCAACATCAGTATCAACTTTATAGTTTACAGGATGCTTTTTCAAAAGAAGAATTACTTAACTTTGATCGAAGAGTCAAAAATGAATTTCCCAATGCCAACTATATTGCTGAGCTAAAAATTGATGGACTATCAATTTCTTTGCACTATGAAAAAGGTAAACTTGTAGCTGGTGCAACTCGCGGTGATGGTCAAATTGGTGAAAATATTACTGAGAATTTAAAGAAAATAAAAGATATTCCATCAACATTAAGTCAACCAATCGATATTACAATTCGTGGCGAGGCCTATTTACCACGTGCATCTTTTCAAAAAATAAATCAAGAAAGACAAGAAAGCGGACAAGTTGAATTTGCCAATCCAAGGAATGCTGCAGCTGGAACCTTGAGACAGCTTGATACTGGAATTGTCGCAAAACGTAATCTAGCAACGTTTTTATATCAAGTGGCTAGTCCAGTCACATGGGGAAGTCAGTCTCAAGTGCTTGAAAAGGCTAGTGATTTAGGTTTTTCAGTAAATCCTGTACGTATCGAAGCTGACTCAATTGAGACAATTTGGGAATTTATTGAAACTATGCAAGAAAAAAGAGACAGCTTAGCTTATGATATTGATGGTATTGTTATCAAAGTCAATGATTTAGCCATGCAAGACGAACTTGGTTTTACTATAAAAGCACCAAGATGGGCTATTGCTTACAAGTTTCCAGCAGAAGAAAAAGAAGCTGAAATTTTATCTGTTGACTGGACTGTTGGTCGAACAGGCGTTGTTACACCAACTGCTAATTTAACACCAGTCCAATTAGCTGGAACTAAAGTCAGTCGAGCAACACTTCATAATGTCGATTATATTAATGAAAAAGATATTAGATTACATGATGTCGTTATTGTTTATAAGGCTGGAGACATTATTCCTGCAGTGTTAAGAGTTGTAGATAGTAAGAGAACCCATCAAAAACCAATGGAAATACCACGATTGTGTCCATCTTGTCAGAGTGAATTAATTCATTTTGAAGATGAAGTCGCTTTGCGTTGTATTAATCCATTATGTCCTAACCTTAGACAAAGAAGTTTAGAGCATTTTGCTAGTAGAAATGCTATGAACATCGCTGGTATGGGACCTTCAATAGTCGAAAAATTGTTTAAAGCTAAATTGATTACAGATGTTTCTGATATCTATCGCCTAACTCTGGAAGATTTATTAACTTTAGAAGGCATCAAAGAAAAGTCTGCTCAGAAGTTAATAAATGCTATTAATAATTCAAAAGCAAATACTGCTGAAAAATTATTATTTGGATTGGGTATTAGACATGTAGGTGCAAAGGTTAGTAAGCAATTATTAGAAGTTTTTGGTAATTTACACCAATTGATTGAAGCTGATGAAGAATCTATAGCGCAAATTGATGGTATTGGACTGGTAGTTGCAAAGTCACTTCATAGTTATTTTGAGCGACAAGGTGCAAAAATATTACTTGAAGAATTAACTGAAGTAGGTTTAAATTTAAATTATTTAGGAAAAATTGCTGCTAAAGATGCTGCTTTATTTGGAACGACAGTTGTGTTAACTGGAAAATTAGAAAAAATGACACGTAATGAAGCAAAAGAGAAACTTGAAGCTTTAGGTGCCAAAGTAACGGGATCAGTCTCTAAAAAAACAGATTTGGTTGTTGCTGGTAGTGATGCTGGTTCTAAGCTAACAAAAGCAGAATCATTAGGGATAAGAGTTGAAGATGAAGACTGGCTTTTAAACCAGTAA
- a CDS encoding glucose-1-phosphate adenylyltransferase yields the protein MKNEMLALILAGGQGTRLGKLTQSIAKPAVQFGGRYRIIDFALSNCTNSGIHNVGVITQYEPLALNSHIGNGSSWGFDGIDAGATVLQPYSATGGNKWFQGTSHAIYQNIDYIDSINPEYVLILSGDHIYKMDYDEMLQTHKDNLASLTVAVLDVPLKDASRFGIMNTDSNDRIVEFEEKPEHPKSTKASMGIYIFNWSRLRSMLLDAEKNNIDMSDFGKNVIPAYLESGERVYTYNFDGYWKDVGTIESLWEANMEYIGENNALDSRDLSWKIYSKNHIAPPNFIAENAVVKDSLVVDGCFVSGNVDHSILSTDVQVKKDAHIKDSFIMSGVTIGEGAKITRAIIGEGAVIGDNVVIDGTDEVQVVGYNEVVGVPNED from the coding sequence ATGAAAAATGAAATGTTAGCGCTAATCCTTGCAGGTGGACAAGGAACACGTCTTGGAAAATTGACTCAATCTATCGCAAAACCTGCTGTCCAATTTGGTGGACGTTATCGGATTATTGATTTTGCACTCTCTAATTGTACCAATTCAGGTATACACAATGTTGGCGTGATTACACAATATGAACCTCTTGCCCTAAATAGTCATATTGGAAATGGCTCATCTTGGGGTTTTGATGGTATTGATGCTGGAGCAACAGTATTGCAACCTTACTCAGCTACAGGTGGAAATAAGTGGTTTCAAGGAACAAGTCATGCTATTTATCAAAATATAGATTATATTGATTCAATTAATCCAGAATACGTGTTAATTCTTTCAGGTGATCATATATACAAAATGGATTACGATGAAATGCTTCAGACTCATAAAGATAATTTAGCCAGTTTAACAGTAGCAGTTTTAGATGTTCCACTAAAAGATGCTAGCCGTTTTGGGATTATGAATACTGACTCTAACGACCGTATTGTTGAATTTGAAGAAAAGCCAGAACATCCAAAATCAACAAAAGCTTCTATGGGAATTTATATCTTTAACTGGAGTCGCTTAAGAAGTATGTTACTTGATGCAGAAAAAAATAACATTGATATGTCTGATTTTGGTAAAAATGTGATACCAGCATATTTAGAATCAGGTGAAAGGGTTTATACTTATAATTTTGACGGCTATTGGAAAGATGTTGGTACGATTGAATCACTTTGGGAAGCCAATATGGAATATATAGGGGAGAACAATGCTCTAGATAGTCGAGATCTATCTTGGAAAATTTATTCCAAAAATCATATTGCACCACCAAACTTTATTGCAGAAAATGCGGTCGTCAAAGATTCATTGGTTGTTGATGGTTGTTTTGTTTCAGGAAATGTAGATCACTCTATATTATCAACAGATGTTCAAGTAAAAAAAGATGCTCATATTAAGGATTCCTTTATTATGAGTGGTGTAACAATTGGTGAAGGAGCAAAAATCACGCGTGCTATCATTGGCGAAGGTGCGGTCATTGGTGATAATGTTGTCATCGATGGAACAGATGAAGTACAAGTTGTTGGCTACAATGAAGTAGTGGGGGTGCCAAATGAAGATTGA
- the glgB gene encoding 1,4-alpha-glucan branching protein GlgB has translation MDIKSQEYTFGIGENYHLQDLLGSHIDEDGGAHFRVWAPNALNVEIIGDFTDWQSQPITMTKNESGIWYGYSEKAKCQDFYKYLVTRENGQKIEKIDPMATYFEARPGTCAILEKNKKFKWQDSLWMGRRKRFGFKERPVSIYEVHAGSWKRHSDGRSFTFTDLRNSLIPYLKKMNYTHIEFMPLMAHPLGLSWGYQLMGYFGFEHTYGHPDEFKAFVDECHKANIGILVDWVPGHFTQNDDALAYYDGTPTYEYQDPNRAHNIGWGAFNFDLGKNQVQSFLISSALYWIENFHIDGLRVDAVSNMLYLDYDQGPWTPNKNGEHTNLEGIAFLQKLNSVIKTYHPDVMMIAEEATSEIPITKAITDNGLGFDYKWNMGWMNDILRFYQYDPYYKQFDYYLLTFSFMYCFNENYILPFSHDEVVHGKKSMMHKMWGDRYNQFSGLRNLYAYQICHPGKKLLFMGSEYGQFLEWKSEEQLEWSNLEDDLNAKMQYFTSYINQFYKDNKPLWQIDDSYDGIEIIDADNKEESVLSFTRKDKNGNFLLCIFNMTPVERNHFTIGVPEAGIYEELINTEMKEFGGVWTQHNPKTKTREQSWRNYDQTLSFTLPAMGASIWKLKRRLKKKTIKSTK, from the coding sequence ATGGATATAAAAAGTCAGGAATACACCTTTGGCATTGGTGAAAATTATCATTTACAAGATTTATTAGGATCACATATTGATGAAGACGGTGGTGCTCATTTCAGAGTTTGGGCTCCAAATGCTTTAAACGTTGAAATTATTGGTGATTTTACTGATTGGCAAAGTCAACCAATTACTATGACAAAAAATGAATCTGGTATTTGGTATGGTTATTCAGAAAAAGCAAAATGCCAAGATTTTTATAAATATTTGGTAACTCGAGAAAATGGTCAAAAAATCGAGAAGATTGACCCTATGGCTACTTACTTTGAAGCTAGACCAGGTACTTGTGCTATTCTTGAAAAGAATAAAAAATTCAAGTGGCAAGATAGTTTGTGGATGGGTAGACGAAAACGTTTTGGTTTTAAGGAAAGACCAGTCTCTATATATGAAGTTCATGCGGGATCATGGAAACGGCATTCTGATGGGCGTTCATTTACTTTCACTGATTTAAGAAATAGCCTGATTCCTTATCTTAAAAAAATGAATTATACCCATATCGAATTTATGCCTCTAATGGCACATCCTTTAGGCCTTAGTTGGGGATACCAATTAATGGGTTATTTTGGATTTGAACATACCTATGGGCATCCTGATGAATTTAAAGCATTTGTTGATGAGTGTCATAAAGCGAATATTGGTATACTAGTTGATTGGGTTCCAGGTCATTTTACTCAAAATGATGATGCTTTAGCTTATTATGATGGAACACCAACATATGAGTATCAAGATCCAAATAGAGCTCATAATATCGGTTGGGGAGCATTTAACTTTGATTTAGGGAAAAATCAAGTGCAATCTTTTCTCATTTCCAGTGCCTTATATTGGATAGAAAACTTTCATATAGATGGTCTAAGAGTAGATGCTGTTAGTAATATGCTCTATCTTGATTATGATCAAGGACCTTGGACGCCAAATAAAAATGGAGAACACACCAATTTAGAAGGAATCGCTTTTCTTCAAAAGTTAAACTCTGTTATAAAAACCTATCATCCAGATGTTATGATGATTGCTGAAGAGGCAACTTCAGAAATTCCTATTACTAAAGCAATTACTGACAACGGTTTAGGTTTTGATTATAAGTGGAATATGGGCTGGATGAATGATATTTTGAGATTTTATCAATATGACCCTTATTATAAGCAATTTGATTATTATTTGTTAACCTTTAGTTTTATGTATTGTTTCAATGAAAATTATATTTTACCTTTTTCTCATGATGAAGTGGTTCATGGGAAAAAAAGTATGATGCATAAAATGTGGGGAGATCGTTATAATCAATTTTCTGGACTTCGTAATTTATATGCTTATCAGATATGTCACCCTGGTAAAAAATTATTATTTATGGGTTCTGAGTATGGTCAATTTCTGGAATGGAAAAGTGAAGAACAGTTAGAATGGTCTAATTTAGAAGATGACTTAAATGCCAAGATGCAGTATTTTACCTCTTATATAAATCAATTTTATAAAGATAATAAGCCATTATGGCAAATTGATGATTCTTATGATGGTATTGAAATCATTGATGCTGATAATAAAGAAGAGAGTGTTCTATCTTTTACACGTAAAGATAAAAATGGAAACTTTTTATTATGTATCTTTAATATGACCCCAGTGGAACGAAACCATTTTACAATTGGTGTCCCTGAAGCTGGTATTTATGAAGAACTGATTAATACAGAAATGAAAGAATTTGGAGGTGTTTGGACACAACATAATCCAAAAACAAAAACAAGAGAACAATCATGGCGTAACTATGATCAGACCCTTAGTTTTACACTTCCAGCTATGGGAGCAAGTATTTGGAAATTAAAAAGGCGACTAAAAAAGAAAACAATAAAGTCAACAAAATAA